The following coding sequences lie in one Ictalurus furcatus strain D&B chromosome 7, Billie_1.0, whole genome shotgun sequence genomic window:
- the col4a5 gene encoding collagen alpha-5(IV) chain: MNKKLKSLQNLVAVLLFISLSIGVQQSESAACHGCGTGSKCDCSGVKGAKGDRGFPGQSGHAGVPGFPGPEGPIGPRGEKGDDGPPGPPGPKGIRGPPGLPGFAGTPGIPGLPGSDGPPGPKGIAGCNGTKGEKGFPGNPGFPGLDGSPGLRGDPGQKGEPGEVISMEIPGTPGGPGSIGLPGPRGDPGPPGLPGPSGPQGPRGYNGPPGPPGPQGPKGNMGLNFQGPKGDKGETGLKGPPGPPGQVDQLIGEIDGVIHRGEKGDPGQPGPPGYPGPPGLPGPSDVKGEKGEPGEPGKRGKPGKDGDPGPPGLQGAIGAPGDPGFPGRDGERGEKGERGLPGPPGVVTPPSLNQVGPKGDPGLPGAPGRKGEPGLPGVQGPPGQPGQPGIGSQGLPGPPGYTGERGQKGDQGSPGASLPGSPGRPGPQGFQGPPGPPGPPGISNGFENCLPGPSGLPGLNGEPGFPGEIGQKGEKGDTCVNCFSSGNLIPGPQGPPGPAGPPGSPGLPGFKGDRGSPGSPGLMGPPGLQGQQGSPGLPGQKGDPGDAISLDGMKGDKGDTGFPGPPGLPGRDGAPGRNGPPGAPGPKGAPGSLMLKGERGPPGEPGLQGPPGDRGLTGAPGFGPQGPSGEKGFQGVSGRQGLPGPPGQKGEPGQTVSEKGAPGPSGRNGEPGLPGNPGNPGQPGSPGFPGLPGQKGEPGLPGIGLPGPPGPKGFPGTAGTPGSPGRPGPPGVDGLPGTPGFRGPKGEPGYGIPGPQGPPGLPGSKGFPGQKGDPGFPGNPGAPGRPGIDGPPGYKGDSGLSGSPGAPGPQGPPGFGLPGLPGPPGLPGPMGNPGSPGLNGEKGDPGSPGLDIPGLPGDPGSPGLSGQPGPPGLPGNPGNPGQDGLPGFPGQKGEMGVMGAPGSPGNPGNPGVPGFPGPKGDNGQPGLPGNPGLMGTKGNKGEPGLRGPAGITDTSTVKGTKGEPGLQGISGVPGPKGIPGLPGDPGIPGQDGRPGQPGPPGPKGDSGIPGTPGLPGPPGLKGTMGEMGLPGPPGVKGSLGQPGRPGQPGSSGAPGFPGPKGDPGTPGFGQPGAQGPKGEPGSPGIPGSAGTKGQQGPPGSPGIPGSPGAKGDPGLPGFQGAPGATGPKGLDGVPGAPGLAGAPGRPGSPGPPGLSGAPGDKGQPGRDGIPGPAGLKGEPGIPGYGLPGPSGIPGMPGQKGDPGFPGQPGSPGFPGPKGDIGPSGTIGSPGLQGPPGPLGQSIQGPKGNQGPPGPPGRGGPPGPEGPRGPPGSGGVKGEKGYSGNPGSPGLPGQKGDTGPPGFLGPPGSPGTVGLKGDTGLPGVIGFPGPKGQPGNPGGPGLRGDPGEPGPPGDPGEPGQAPAPIVVKGAQGPPGPPGPPGSQGLPGEAGLEGLPGGPGSPGDPGPDGPPGFSGPSGRKGDQGPSGQPGQQGLPGPAGPDGLPGPPGPPGLSSAAHGFLITRHSQSTDVPPCPIGTSLIYNGYSLLYVQGNERAHGQDLGTAGSCLRRFSTMPFMFCNINNVCNFASRNDYSYWLSTPEPMPMSMAPIQGENIKPYISRCAVCEAPAMVIAVHSQTIQLPSCPQNWEPLWIGYSFMMHTSAGAEGSGQALASPGSCLEEFRSSPFIECHGRGTCNYYGNSYSFWLATVEQSEMFRKPQSETLKAGNLQTRVSRCIVCMKRT, translated from the exons gcATGCCATGGTTGTGGAACTGGATCGAAGTGTGACTGCAGTGGAGTGAAAGGCGCAAAG GGTGATAGAGGATTCCCAGGTCAGTCAGGTCATGCAGGTGTACCAGGATTCCCTGGACCAGAAGGGCCAATTGGACCTCGTGGAGAGAAG GGTGATGATGGACCTCCAGGACCACCTGGACCTAAAGGAATAAGA GGACCTCCTGGACTTCCAGGATTTGCAGGAACACCAGGAATTCCA GGTCTTCCAGGATCAGACGGGCCTCCAGGTCCAAAAGGAATTGCAGGCTGTAACGGAACCAAG GGTGAAAAAGGATTTCCAGGAAATCCAGGTTTCCCAGGTTTAGATGGTTCACCA GGACTACGTGGTGACCCAGGACAGAAG GGAGAGCCTGGTGAAGTCATCTCTATGGAAATACCAGGAACACCAGGAGGTCCAGGAAGCATCGGTCTGCCAGGCCCCAGA gGAGATCCTGGACCGCCCGGGTTGCCAGGTCCTAGTGGGCCTCAGGGTCCAAGAGGTTACAAt GGGCCACCAGGTCCCCCTGGTCCACAAGGGCCAAAG GGAAATATGGGGCTGAACTTCCAAGGGCCAAAAGGAGATAAG ggtgAAACTGGCTTGAAGGGGCCTCCTGGGCCTCCAGGGCAAGTCGACCAGTTAATAGGTGAAATAGACGGAGTGATTCATCGAGGAGAGAAG GGTGACCCTGGACAACCTGGACCACCGGGATATCCTGGCCCTCCTGGATTACCT GGTCCATCTGATGTGaagggagagaagggagagcCAGGAGAACCTGGAAAGAGG GGTAAACCTGGTAAAGATGGGGACCCTGGCCCTCCTGGACTTCAG ggtgcCATAGGAGCCCCTGGTGATCCTGGTTTTCCaggaagagatggagaaaga GGTGAGAAAGGTGAGCGAGGACTACCTGGACCTCCAGGCGTG gtGACACCCCCATCACTCAACCAAGTAGGACCTAAAGGAGATCCTGGGCTTCCTGGAGCCCCTGGGAGGAAAGGAGAGCCAGGGCTACCTG GTGTCCAAGGACCACCAGGTCAGCCAGGTCAGCCAG GAATCGGAAGTCAAGGCCTACCTGGCCCCCCTGGTTATACAGGAGAGCGAGGACAGAAAGGAGATCAAGGATCGCCTGGAGCTTCTCTTCCAGGTTCTCCTGGTAGACCTGGACCACAAGGTTTCCAAGGCCCTCCAGGACCGCCAGGACCTCCAGGAATATCAAACGGGTTTGAAAACTGCCTCCCAGGGCCTTCTGGTCTTCCAGGCCTGAATGGAGAACCTGGTTTCCCAGGAGAGATAGGCCAGAAAG GTGAAAAGGGGGACACGTGTGTGAATTGCTTCTCAAGTGGCAACCTCATCCCAGGACCACAGGGTCCACCAGGACCTGCAGGACCCCCAG GCAGTCCTGGGCTCCCTGGTTTTAAAGGAGACAGAGGATCCCCAGGCAGCCCTGGTTTAATGGGGCCACCA GGTTTACAAGGACAGCAAGGTTCACCTGGACTACCCGGACAGAAGGGTGACCCTGGTGATGCAATTTCCCTTGATGGTATGAAGGGAGACAAGGGAGACACAGGATTCCCTGGCCCTCCAGGTCTGCCTGGCCGGGATGGAGCACCTGGTCGAAATGGACCTCCTGGAGCGCCTGGTCCCAAAGGCGCACCT GGTTCCCTAATGCTTAAAGGTGAACGTGGTCCTCCTGGAGAGCCTGGTCTCCAAGGTCCTCCTGGAGACCGGGGCCTTACTGGTGCCCCTGGATTTGGCCCACAGGGACCTTCTGGAGAGAAGGGGTTCCAGGGTGTGTCAGGAAGGCAAGGACTTCCTGGACCTCCAG GTCAGAAAGGTGAACCAGGTCAGACTGTCTCTGAGAAAGGGGCACCTGGACCCAGCGGACGTAATGGAGAACCTGGTCTACCAGGAAATCCAG GTAACCCAGGCCAACCTGGCTCCCCAGGTTTCCCAGGATTACCTGGCCAAAAAGGAGAACCTGGTCTCCCGGGTATAGGCTTGCCAGGCCCACCAGGTCCTAAAG GATTCCCAGGTACTGCGGGAACTCCCGGCAGCCCTGGCAGGCCTGGACCTCCTGGTGTGGATGGACTGCCTGGTACACCTGGCTTCCGTGGACCTAAG GGCGAACCTGGTTATGGTATCCCTGGCCCTCAGGGGCCCCCAGGTTTGCCTGGCAGTAAGGGTTTTCCCGGGCAAAAAGGTGATCCTGGATTCCCTGGGAATCCGGGTGCACCTGGCCGACCTGGTATCGATGGTCCCCCTGGCTATAAAG GTGATTCTGGTCTTTCTGGTTCACCGGGTGCACCTGGCCCTCAAGGGCCCCCTGGTTTTGGTTTACCCGGTCTACCTGGACCACCGGGACTTCCAGGACCTATGGGCAATCCTG GTTCCCCTGGTTTGAATGGTGAGAAAGGAGACCCTGGTTCGCCTGGACTGGATATTCCAGGCTTGCCTGGTGACCCAGGTAGCCCTGGATTGTCTGGACAACCTGGCCCTCCTGGCCTTCCTGGGAACCCTGGTAACCCTGGCCAAGATGGGCTACCTGGATTCCCTG GGCAAAAGGGAGAAATGGGCGTGATGGGTGCTCCAGGATCTCCTGGTAATCCTGGTAACCCTGGTGTTCCAGGATTTCCTGGACCAAAAG GTGATAATGGTCAGCCAGGTCTGCCAGGAAACCCAGGTTTGATGGGAACGAAGGGAAATAAAGGTGAACCAGGTCTAAGAGGGCCAGCTGGTATCACCGATACTTCTACAGTAAAAGGAACAAAGGGAGAACCAGGACTTCAAG GAATAAGTGGAGTTCCAGGACCGAAAGGTATTCCTGGACTTCCAGGAGATCCAGGTATCCCCGGACAGGATGGACGCCCTGGGCAACCTGGACCTCCAG GTCCCAAGGGAGATTCCGGAATTCCAGGAACACCAGGACTCCCTGGTCCTCCAGGACTGAAAGGCACTATGGGCGAGATGGGATTGCCTG GCCCTCCTGGAGTTAAAGGAAGCCTAGGTCAACCTGGGCGACCTGGACAGCCTGGATCTTCAGGAGCACCAGGGTTCCCAGGACCGAAAGGAGACCCTGGAACGCCAGGATTTGGCCAACCAGGAGCTCAAGGACCCAAG GGTGAACCCGGCTCTCCTGGTATCCCCGGATCTGCAGGGACAAAAGGTCAACAGGGCCCCCCAGGAAGTCCAGGGATACCTGGGAGCCCTGGCGCAAAGGGTGATCCTGGCCTCCCAGGATTCCAAG GTGCACCTGGTGCTACTGGTCCTAAAGGTCTGGATGGAGTCCCAGGTGCCCCTGGTCTAGCAGGAGCACCTGGAAGGCCAGGAAGCCCTGGCCCACCTGGTTTGTCAGGTGCACCTGGAGACAAGGGTCAACCTGGTCGTGATGGTATTCCTGGACCAGCAGGATTGAAAGGAGAGCCAG GTATACCAGGTTATGGACTCCCAGGTCCTTCCGGCATTCCTGGGATGCCAG GTCAAAAAGGAGACCCTGGCTTTCCTGGCCAGCCTGGCAGCCCTGGTTTCCCTGGACCAAAGGGTGATATAGGACCCTCTGGTACAATAGGTAGCCCTGGTCTACAAGGGCCCCCTGGTCCTCTGGGTCAGTCCATTCAAGGGCCTAAAGGCAACCAGGGTCCTCCTGGACCACCAGGAAGAGGAG GCCCTCCTGGCCCAGAGGGGCCCCGTGGACCCCCAGGTTCTGGAGGAGTGAAGGGTGAGAAAGGCTATTCTGGAAACCCTGGATCACCTGGTTTACCTGGACAGAAGGGAGACACTGGACCACCAGGTTTTTTG GGCCCCCCTGGATCTCCTGGAACTGTTGGACTTAAAGGTGACACCGGCCTTCCGGGTGTTATAGGATTCCCAG GACCTAAAGGTCAACCTGGCAATCCTGGGGGTCCTGGCCTGCGTGGTGATCCCGGGGAGCCTGGTCCTCCAG GTGATCCTGGTGAGCCAGGTCAAGCGCCAGCCCCAATTGTGGTAAAGGGTGCGCAGGGGCCTCCTGGTCCGCCTGGACCCCCAGGATCCCAAGGGCTACCAGGAGAGGCAGGACTGGAGGGGCTTCCAG GTGGGCCTGGTAGTCCTGGTGACCCAGGTCCTGATGGTCCTCCAGGATTCAGTGGTCCATCTGGAAGGAAAGGAGACCAGGGACCATCTGGGCAGCCAG GTCAGCAGGGTTTACCCGGCCCTGCTGGTCCAGATGGGCTTCCAGGTCCTCCAGGTCCTCCAGGTCTGTCGTCAGCAGCTCATGGCTTCCTTATAACGCGACACAGTCAGTCTACAGATGTACCGCCATGCCCAATTGGCACCTCTCTCATCTACAATGGCTATTCTCTGCTTTACGTGCAGGGCAACGAGAGGGCACATGGCCAGGACCTGG GTACGGCTGGAAGTTGTCTACGTCGTTTCAGCACCATGCCTTTCATGTTCTGCAACATCAACAACGTGTGCAACTTTGCTTCCCGGAATGACTACTCCTATTGGTTGTCTACTCCTGAACCCATGCCCATGAGCATGGCTCCTATCCAGGGAGAAAACATCAAACCCTACATAAGCAG atgtgctgtgtgtgaagCCCCAGCTATGGTGATAGCGGTGCACAGCCAGACCATCCAACTGCCATCATGTCCACAGAACTGGGAGCCTTTGTGGATTGGCTATTCCTTCATGATG CACACTAGCGCAGGTGCAGAGGGCTCTGGTCAGGCTCTGGCCTCGCCTGGCTCCTGTCTGGAGGAGTTTCGTTCATCTCCATTCATTGAGTGCCACGGCCGCGGAACCTGCAACTACTACGGCAACTCCTATAGCTTCTGGCTGGCCACTGTCGAACAGTCTGAAATGTTCAG GAAGCCACAGTCTGAGACGCTGAAAGCAGGGAATCTCCAGACACGTGTGAGTCGCTGCATTGTGTGTATGAAGAGGACGTAA